From bacterium, one genomic window encodes:
- a CDS encoding O-antigen ligase family protein, with translation MRDDVTDGSVGTLRWAYFGVFIWSLMGAFLAVWFNPRIALPFFALTASLLLIIPFDAVLFGTVVFALIHNPSFQNPLEIYIGGLNVWFLEIAMVFVFASLFIEILTRKRRIEISPMFIVIGVYFISIVAQTIRGYTMGYDISEVRTSFRNALYPIMILPIGCYFGSGGSTKRFIKMLFIGWVLALFFYFLQYFGIFLISRTSLTGRLAWAPLSNIMLFFPLIIVLINEKKISFGENAFYWIILLISFAVLITSQTRLLYVAIAGELLIIIPLLAVFKPKGKRAIFVLKILLGLTAIGVLSIMFLKFAKGDSFDIFLKSVTNRALSLFEWRKDLSIASRRYQIYESLKMIQKNWIFGRGIGVEWYSLLRFGQSRIDGLYFMLMVHQGLVGIGLFFTIFILWFQRSLFLLFHRNLIKDTLEKNFILAQPAFIIAILVHGIGSSAAYVLPTNTILIFSCAMITEKIYSGVKEVSIGVKSLDS, from the coding sequence TTGAGAGATGACGTCACCGACGGTTCCGTCGGGACACTCCGTTGGGCATATTTCGGTGTGTTTATTTGGTCTCTCATGGGGGCTTTTTTAGCTGTCTGGTTTAACCCTAGAATTGCGCTTCCCTTTTTCGCATTAACCGCTTCACTGCTTCTGATTATACCCTTCGATGCGGTTCTATTTGGGACTGTTGTTTTTGCTTTGATCCACAATCCCTCATTTCAGAATCCACTTGAAATATATATTGGCGGCCTCAATGTTTGGTTTCTTGAAATAGCGATGGTTTTTGTTTTTGCGTCGTTATTTATCGAGATTTTAACTCGCAAAAGAAGAATAGAGATTTCACCGATGTTTATTGTCATCGGTGTATATTTTATTTCGATAGTAGCACAGACTATACGCGGTTATACGATGGGTTACGATATCAGCGAAGTGCGAACCTCATTTAGGAATGCCCTTTACCCCATCATGATATTACCTATTGGATGCTATTTTGGATCTGGGGGTTCGACAAAAAGGTTTATCAAAATGCTTTTTATCGGATGGGTGCTTGCTCTTTTCTTTTATTTTTTGCAGTATTTTGGGATATTCCTTATAAGTCGAACCTCGCTAACAGGCAGACTTGCTTGGGCTCCATTATCGAACATCATGCTTTTTTTCCCGTTAATTATTGTTTTAATAAACGAAAAAAAAATTTCATTTGGGGAAAATGCTTTTTATTGGATTATTTTACTGATATCATTTGCAGTGTTAATAACTTCCCAAACGAGGCTTCTTTATGTGGCTATCGCTGGGGAATTATTGATTATCATACCTCTTTTAGCTGTATTTAAACCAAAAGGGAAAAGAGCTATATTCGTTCTAAAAATCCTTCTGGGGCTCACTGCTATTGGTGTTCTTAGTATAATGTTTCTGAAGTTTGCCAAGGGCGACAGCTTTGATATTTTTCTAAAAAGTGTTACAAATAGAGCGTTATCTTTATTCGAATGGAGAAAAGACCTCTCTATCGCCTCGCGAAGATACCAAATATACGAATCCCTGAAAATGATTCAAAAAAACTGGATTTTTGGAAGGGGTATTGGTGTCGAATGGTATTCATTACTGCGGTTTGGACAATCGAGAATTGATGGATTATACTTCATGTTGATGGTCCATCAGGGCTTGGTGGGAATAGGGTTGTTTTTTACGATTTTTATTTTGTGGTTTCAGAGAAGCCTATTTTTGTTATTCCATCGCAATTTAATAAAAGATACTCTTGAAAAAAATTTTATTCTTGCTCAACCCGCATTTATCATTGCTATATTAGTTCATGG
- a CDS encoding SLBB domain-containing protein — MGFKIKNLILFSILVSVSLFSQLSSDTQWMSPEIQQQYEKYLKEQQAPMLSQQVPSYETPPIYDGTDTLRFEQKEIREEVVAEKIPEDFFFDRIIVDGDTVQSIRKATPKDLKLFGSVFFDNLKTATITASPVSNDYILGIGDNIIVSLWGNVDFEYNLTVDREGKIFIPRSGTISVAGLNMDSARNVIIKALDKIYSDFELDITLSKMSGSTVFVVGEARSPGTYSLPGMAHVIEALMISGGPNEFGSYRNIKVYRSGRLISVFDMYDFFIEGKSKGGIQLANGDIVLIPRLGPIVKVRGQVSHPAIYEIEDSTSLGEVLELAGGPLPTANISSAMVDRIKGSNYGIVTVDFSDSVWCSKPALDGDDISVFSIEVYRYDIVTVQGQVVQPGAYGYFDSMRVSDLLEEGHQLLPDAYRNRADLVRILPDRSKSIIPLNLRRIIDDPNCQDNIYLQNEDLVVVYSIWDVTDREFVSIYGAVRRPGEFELYKNMHISDIIFESGGFTPSAFIEKAELARVRPGEPTKVTDINLVKALENPKGPEDILLRPYDVVFIRDVPGWKLQDIVTIVGEVEFPGKYALRSQNERLSDLIYRTGSFTDEAFISGAVFIRPRLADEIENRNLRSIVQQTQEAVLDSEGNIVTSPFLFIYTPEQIARIILDMDRVVAGRLDEDILLEDGDSIYIPKTPTGVNVIGMVASNGTIRWVHGKRLNYYIDRAGGITRNADVSGIRVVKANGKVIKASLRTGNIEPGDAIIVPQRIKKKTDWISTLGETVSIISSLATTIYILLKL, encoded by the coding sequence ATGGGTTTTAAGATTAAAAACCTAATATTGTTTTCGATATTAGTATCGGTTTCATTGTTTTCTCAATTGAGTTCCGATACTCAATGGATGAGCCCTGAGATACAACAACAATATGAAAAGTATCTCAAAGAGCAGCAAGCTCCAATGCTTAGCCAGCAAGTTCCATCTTATGAGACACCTCCGATCTACGATGGTACAGATACGCTCCGTTTTGAGCAAAAAGAAATTCGCGAGGAAGTCGTCGCTGAGAAAATTCCCGAGGATTTCTTTTTCGATAGGATAATTGTTGATGGAGATACAGTCCAGAGTATTCGGAAGGCTACTCCGAAAGATTTAAAACTTTTCGGGTCAGTTTTTTTCGACAATTTAAAAACAGCTACTATTACTGCCTCTCCTGTATCGAATGATTATATTTTAGGGATAGGCGATAATATTATCGTTAGCCTTTGGGGCAATGTCGATTTCGAATATAATCTGACTGTTGATAGGGAAGGCAAAATCTTTATTCCCCGTTCCGGAACCATTTCAGTTGCAGGATTGAATATGGATTCCGCTCGCAATGTTATAATAAAAGCCTTGGATAAGATTTATAGCGATTTCGAATTGGATATTACCCTTTCCAAGATGAGTGGTTCAACTGTTTTTGTTGTGGGTGAAGCTCGGTCTCCCGGAACCTATTCACTTCCTGGAATGGCTCATGTTATCGAAGCTTTAATGATTTCCGGCGGCCCAAATGAATTTGGTTCGTATCGGAATATCAAGGTTTATCGTTCGGGACGCCTTATATCTGTTTTCGACATGTATGATTTTTTTATTGAGGGCAAAAGTAAGGGCGGAATCCAACTCGCAAATGGAGATATCGTCCTTATTCCAAGACTTGGCCCCATTGTTAAGGTTAGAGGACAGGTTTCCCATCCTGCTATTTACGAGATCGAAGATTCGACTTCGCTTGGTGAAGTTCTTGAATTAGCCGGAGGTCCTTTGCCCACGGCTAATATTTCTTCGGCAATGGTAGATAGGATTAAGGGTAGTAACTATGGCATAGTCACTGTCGATTTTAGCGATAGTGTATGGTGTTCAAAGCCAGCTCTAGATGGGGATGACATTTCAGTTTTCTCTATTGAGGTATATCGTTATGATATTGTAACCGTGCAAGGACAGGTAGTCCAGCCTGGTGCTTATGGCTATTTTGATTCCATGCGCGTCTCTGATCTTCTTGAAGAAGGACACCAGCTTCTTCCAGATGCTTATCGAAATCGAGCTGATTTAGTCAGAATTCTTCCAGATAGGTCTAAATCCATTATACCTTTGAATTTGAGACGTATAATTGATGATCCGAATTGCCAAGACAATATCTATCTCCAAAATGAGGACCTAGTAGTTGTTTATAGCATTTGGGATGTAACCGATAGGGAATTTGTGTCCATCTATGGCGCCGTTCGAAGACCGGGCGAATTTGAATTGTATAAAAATATGCATATTTCGGATATTATCTTTGAGTCCGGAGGATTTACGCCAAGCGCTTTTATAGAAAAGGCTGAATTGGCCAGGGTTCGTCCAGGTGAACCCACGAAGGTTACCGATATTAATCTTGTTAAGGCACTTGAAAATCCTAAGGGACCAGAAGATATACTTCTTAGGCCTTATGACGTTGTTTTTATTCGTGATGTTCCCGGGTGGAAACTTCAGGATATTGTTACTATAGTTGGAGAAGTCGAATTTCCGGGTAAATATGCGCTTAGAAGCCAAAACGAGCGTTTATCGGATCTCATTTATCGCACTGGAAGCTTTACTGATGAAGCATTTATTAGCGGTGCAGTTTTTATTCGTCCTAGGCTGGCTGACGAAATCGAAAATCGCAATTTGCGTTCTATTGTCCAACAAACTCAGGAGGCTGTTCTTGATTCTGAGGGTAATATAGTCACATCACCATTTTTATTTATATACACACCCGAACAAATAGCTCGGATTATACTCGATATGGATAGGGTCGTAGCCGGTAGGTTGGATGAGGATATTCTTCTCGAGGATGGAGATTCTATCTATATTCCCAAAACCCCAACAGGTGTTAATGTTATTGGGATGGTTGCTTCTAATGGAACTATTCGTTGGGTTCATGGGAAACGACTTAATTATTATATCGACCGCGCAGGCGGAATCACCCGTAACGCTGATGTCAGCGGAATTCGTGTTGTTAAAGCCAATGGTAAGGTTATCAAGGCCTCACTCAGAACCGGCAATATCGAACCCGGAGATGCTATTATAGTTCCCCAAAGAATTAAGAAAAAGACCGATTGGATAAGCACTCTCGGTGAAACGGTGTCAATAATTAGCAGTTTGGCTACAACAATATATATTCTTCTTAAGTTATAA
- a CDS encoding 50S ribosomal protein L25 codes for MKILTLKAEQREEIGKKGLKSIRNSGFVPGIVYGSSSEPLYLKFNEHDLRVFLQKTRERGIIELQVGDVQSKLTVLAEVQYHPVSERILHIDFKEVPRDKPVETKVPIEYSGESVGVHSGGLFMPRLYELDIKTLPDNVPDSIHVDITDLDFEHAIHVKDLVMPEGIEIVNDNSQTVATVIKPRGLEVEEVEGEEAEEGAETEEEAETSEE; via the coding sequence ATGAAGATATTGACACTCAAAGCAGAGCAGAGAGAAGAAATTGGAAAGAAGGGATTGAAAAGTATCAGGAACTCCGGCTTTGTTCCGGGGATAGTCTATGGTTCTTCATCAGAACCATTATATCTTAAATTCAACGAACACGATTTAAGGGTTTTTCTGCAAAAAACTAGAGAACGCGGAATAATCGAGCTTCAGGTAGGTGATGTGCAATCAAAACTGACCGTGCTCGCCGAGGTTCAATATCATCCGGTCTCTGAAAGGATTTTGCATATCGACTTTAAGGAAGTACCCAGAGACAAACCGGTCGAAACTAAAGTCCCTATTGAATATTCGGGCGAATCCGTTGGAGTTCATTCGGGTGGTCTTTTTATGCCTAGGCTTTATGAGCTGGACATTAAGACTCTTCCCGATAATGTCCCAGATTCGATCCATGTGGATATAACTGATCTCGATTTCGAACATGCTATTCACGTTAAAGACCTTGTCATGCCAGAAGGAATAGAGATTGTAAATGATAATTCTCAAACAGTAGCGACAGTCATTAAACCTCGTGGTCTAGAGGTAGAAGAAGTAGAGGGTGAAGAGGCCGAGGAAGGCGCTGAAACCGAGGAAGAAGCGGAAACCTCTGAAGAATAA
- a CDS encoding ribose-phosphate diphosphokinase, which yields MDNLKLIIGRSNPKLGHDIARQLGILPCETFIGNFADGEIRFKIGEDIRGKDVFIIQSTFPNADNLLELLIMIDAARRSSASRVTAVIPYFGYARQDRKDEPRVPITSKLVANLIVGAGADRVLTMDLHAAQIQGFFDIPTDQLVSDNLFKHHIETDVFGRFDCNPREDFVIVSPDIGGVKRVENIASRLDLPIAVIYKKRKKITREAQAMKIVGEVMDKHIIILDDIIDTAGTMKQACLKLKGEGCGKIFICSTHPLLSGPAMERLDSAEIEGLTITNTIPLEASKNRDYINIIETGRFFAMAIHHIHFEKSVSVLLYEDNTLDLWEN from the coding sequence ATGGACAACCTAAAGCTTATAATTGGAAGATCGAATCCAAAACTCGGACATGATATTGCGAGGCAGCTCGGAATTTTGCCCTGTGAAACGTTTATTGGGAATTTCGCCGATGGCGAGATTCGTTTTAAGATCGGCGAGGATATTCGCGGCAAGGACGTTTTCATTATCCAGTCAACATTTCCAAATGCGGATAATCTTCTCGAGCTTCTTATTATGATCGATGCTGCCAGGCGTTCGAGTGCATCGAGAGTGACTGCGGTCATTCCATATTTTGGTTATGCCCGCCAGGACCGTAAGGACGAGCCGCGCGTTCCAATAACTAGCAAGCTTGTCGCTAACTTAATAGTGGGCGCAGGTGCCGACAGGGTTCTCACAATGGACCTTCATGCGGCTCAGATTCAAGGGTTTTTCGATATTCCCACCGATCAGCTAGTTTCCGATAATCTTTTCAAACATCACATCGAAACAGATGTTTTTGGAAGATTCGATTGCAATCCCCGAGAGGATTTTGTTATTGTTAGCCCCGATATCGGTGGAGTCAAAAGAGTGGAAAATATCGCTTCGAGATTAGATCTGCCCATTGCTGTTATTTATAAGAAAAGGAAGAAGATAACCAGAGAAGCTCAAGCAATGAAGATTGTCGGTGAGGTTATGGATAAACACATCATAATTCTCGACGATATTATCGATACAGCAGGAACGATGAAACAAGCCTGCCTCAAGCTCAAGGGCGAGGGTTGCGGGAAGATTTTTATTTGCTCCACTCACCCGCTTCTATCCGGTCCAGCCATGGAAAGGCTGGACTCTGCTGAAATAGAGGGCCTTACTATCACGAACACAATACCACTTGAGGCATCCAAGAATCGCGATTATATTAATATAATCGAAACAGGGCGATTCTTTGCGATGGCTATACACCATATCCATTTTGAAAAATCAGTGTCCGTTCTCCTATATGAGGACAATACCCTGGACCTCTGGGAGAATTAA